CTTTCAAAAGCGAACAACAGGCGGTGGGCTAATGCTTGCAGCCCAGGTCTTTCTCTACTAAAATACGTAATACTTGGTTAGCAAGCACTTCCACCTGGCCTTCCAGACTTACTGCTTCCGTGCTTGTCCAGCTGTCGGAGAGGGCCGCGGGCAGCAATACCCGGATTGTAGCGCCTTCGTAGCGGATGCCCGGCGTGCTGCCCGGGGTGGCCGCGTCGCGCTCCAGGGTGTAAGTCAGGCAGTCAGTGGCCAGGGGGCCCAGCGGCACTACGGTTTGCAGGCGCCCCAGGCGGCTGAAATCACTGATTTCCTCCGGGGAGAGGCGCAGGCGGAGGGTGTTGTCTTCGAGACGAAGCTTCATAACAAAGGCGGGGAGAGGCCCCGGTAAGCTAAAACGAAATTTAAGTGCGTGATGGCTGAAAAAGCAGTGCGCCGGCCTTGCTTAAACCCTGATTCGCCACTCGCCGCAGTAAATATTGAAGCGCTCCTGCCGCAGAAAGCCGCACACCGTCATACCAAAGTTTTGGGCCGCCTGCACCGCCAGGGAGCTGGGGGCACCCACGGCGGCCAGCACGGCAATGCCGGCCACGGCGGCCTTCTGCACCAGCTCAAAGCTGACGCGCCCACTCACCAGCAGCACGTGCCGGTGCAGGGGCAGCCAGCCCTGCAGCAGCGCCGCCCCTATTACTTTATCCAGGGCGTTGTGGCGGCCCACATCTTCCCGCAGCAAAAGCAGCTCGCCTTCCGGCGAAAACAGGGCCGCCGCGTGCAGGCCGCCGGTTTGCTCAAACAGCGCCTGGGCGGCGCGCTGGCGTTCCGGCAGCTGGTGCAGCACCTCGGCGGCTACGTAGGGACCATCCGTAGGCAACACCGGGCAGGAGGCCGCGTGTACGGCATCAATACTGGTTTTGCCGCATACGCCGCAGCTGCTGCTGGTATAGAAGTGTCGCTCCATGCGCGGCAGGTCTACCGCCACGGCGGGGGCCAGTTCGGCCCGCACTACATTCTCGCGCTCTTCTTCCTTCGCTACATCGGGGCAGTAAATTACCCCGTACAGCTCCTCGCGGCCGCGGATAATGCCTTCCGTCAGTAGAAAGCCGGCGGCCAGCTCAAAATCGTGGCCGGGCGTGCGCATGGTAACGGCCACGGTGCGGTGCTGGCGGTTAGCCGTGGGGCCATAGCCTATCCGTATTTCCAGGGGCTCTTCGGCAGCCAGCACATCGGGCGCCACCGTTACGCTGGTGCCGCGCACGGTGTGCACCGTTACAT
The Hymenobacter sp. DG25B genome window above contains:
- a CDS encoding DUF7009 family protein, with the protein product MKLRLEDNTLRLRLSPEEISDFSRLGRLQTVVPLGPLATDCLTYTLERDAATPGSTPGIRYEGATIRVLLPAALSDSWTSTEAVSLEGQVEVLANQVLRILVEKDLGCKH
- the fdhD gene encoding formate dehydrogenase accessory sulfurtransferase FdhD, coding for MSTSVFLPPTSYEYVTVHTVRGTSVTVAPDVLAAEEPLEIRIGYGPTANRQHRTVAVTMRTPGHDFELAAGFLLTEGIIRGREELYGVIYCPDVAKEEERENVVRAELAPAVAVDLPRMERHFYTSSSCGVCGKTSIDAVHAASCPVLPTDGPYVAAEVLHQLPERQRAAQALFEQTGGLHAAALFSPEGELLLLREDVGRHNALDKVIGAALLQGWLPLHRHVLLVSGRVSFELVQKAAVAGIAVLAAVGAPSSLAVQAAQNFGMTVCGFLRQERFNIYCGEWRIRV